The Nitrospinaceae bacterium genome has a segment encoding these proteins:
- a CDS encoding iron-sulfur cluster assembly accessory protein — protein MNITDGAVSKIKEIMDQHGGGFAGILVSFEGGYKLDLVKEEDASDFEKLEHPEMGVYAPVEHLSRAELAQIDFISEGPTSGFKITRERAEGEESLLKQLQEIIDTEINPAVASHGGVINLLDVEGKRVFVQMGGGCAGCGMADVTLKSGVEARIQQIDPELKVVDTTDHASGDNPYYAPTKK, from the coding sequence ATGAATATTACTGACGGCGCAGTCTCGAAGATCAAGGAAATCATGGACCAGCATGGGGGCGGCTTCGCCGGAATCCTCGTTAGCTTTGAGGGCGGCTATAAGCTCGATCTCGTGAAAGAAGAGGACGCAAGCGATTTCGAAAAACTTGAGCACCCTGAAATGGGCGTATACGCTCCTGTCGAGCATCTCTCTCGCGCCGAGCTGGCGCAGATAGATTTTATTTCCGAGGGCCCGACAAGCGGCTTCAAAATCACGCGCGAGCGTGCCGAGGGTGAGGAGTCTTTGCTCAAACAGCTTCAGGAAATAATCGACACCGAGATTAATCCAGCTGTCGCCTCGCATGGCGGCGTCATCAACCTGCTCGACGTTGAGGGCAAGCGCGTCTTCGTTCAGATGGGTGGCGGTTGTGCAGGCTGCGGCATGGCGGATGTCACGCTGAAGTCCGGCGTCGAGGCGCGTATTCAACAGATCGACCCAGAGCTTAAAGTGGTGGACACCACCGACCACGCCTCAGGGGACAACCCCTACTACGCACCGACCAAAAAATAA